TCCGGAAAGTCGGTCACCGCACTGTCGGTTATCGACCTCATCGAGTCTCCCGGCCGCGTGACCGACGGCGAAATCTGGTACCGAAACGAGAAACTCGCAGACGAGTTCCGTGGGTCGAATCCAGACGCTGTCGACGGTGACCTCGTGGACATTCGGCGACTTCCGAAAGGGGTCCGCCGGTCGCTCCGTGGGCCGTCGTTCAGCATGGTGTTCCAGGACCCGATGAGCAGTTTCAACCCCTCTATCACGGTCGGCGAGCAGATCGCCGAAGCGGTAGAGGTCCAACGACGAGCACGCTCGAACCCACGAGCCACTCGGTCGCGGACGCAGGGGTACGGACTTGGGAAACTCGTCGCAGACACGTTGCTCCCCTCCCAAAGCTACGTTTCCGACGAGAGCATGGAACGGGCAATCGAGCTCCTCGAACAGGTCGGTATCCCCGACCCAGAAGACCGTGCACACGAGTACCCCCACCAGTTCTCCGGTGGGATGCTCCAGCGGGCGATGATCGCACAGGCGCTCGCCGGTGAACCCGACATCCTCGTCGCCGACGAACCGACGACGGCGCTCGACGTGACGATTCAGGCGCAGATTCTCAACCTGCTCCGTGACCTGCAAGAACAGCAGGGAATGAGCATCCTGATTATCACGCACGACCTGGG
The genomic region above belongs to Haloferax marinisediminis and contains:
- a CDS encoding ABC transporter ATP-binding protein, which gives rise to MADSILKVRDLTTRFFTEEGQVNAVEHVSFDVEDGEIFGIVGESGSGKSVTALSVIDLIESPGRVTDGEIWYRNEKLADEFRGSNPDAVDGDLVDIRRLPKGVRRSLRGPSFSMVFQDPMSSFNPSITVGEQIAEAVEVQRRARSNPRATRSRTQGYGLGKLVADTLLPSQSYVSDESMERAIELLEQVGIPDPEDRAHEYPHQFSGGMLQRAMIAQALAGEPDILVADEPTTALDVTIQAQILNLLRDLQEQQGMSILIITHDLGVIARMCDRVGVMYAGEIVERGPLSDIFDNPVHPYTQGLLGSIPDVDDPSTRLEPITGNVPSLLDSEMPNACYFADRCPKAMNDCLTRIPEYELDGRHSVRCVLSEREYDPNDAIETEVTADD